A window of Micrococcus endophyticus contains these coding sequences:
- the hisH gene encoding imidazole glycerol phosphate synthase subunit HisH — MARPTSVPGVRPSVAVLDYGSGNVHSAVRALERAGAAVELTRDPEAVQSADGLLVPGVGAFASVMRALTEVGGTRWIGRRVAGGRPVLGICVGHQILFDAGVEHGERAEGMGEWPGVVEALPAEVLPHMGWNTVRPPEGSALFSGIEDERFYFVHSYGVLRWEFDQTISAMRPPQVTWAHHGADFVAAVENGPLSATQFHPEKSGDAGLQLLRNWLETL, encoded by the coding sequence ATGGCCCGCCCCACCTCCGTCCCCGGCGTGCGCCCGAGCGTGGCGGTGCTGGACTACGGCTCCGGCAACGTCCACTCGGCGGTGCGCGCCCTGGAGCGCGCCGGCGCGGCCGTCGAGCTCACCCGCGACCCGGAGGCCGTGCAGTCCGCGGACGGCCTGCTGGTGCCCGGCGTCGGCGCGTTCGCCTCCGTGATGCGCGCCCTCACCGAGGTCGGCGGCACCCGCTGGATCGGGCGCCGCGTGGCCGGCGGCCGCCCGGTGCTCGGCATCTGCGTGGGCCACCAGATCCTGTTCGACGCCGGCGTGGAGCACGGCGAGCGGGCCGAGGGCATGGGGGAGTGGCCCGGCGTCGTCGAGGCCCTGCCCGCCGAGGTCCTGCCGCACATGGGGTGGAACACCGTCCGCCCGCCCGAGGGCAGCGCCCTCTTCTCCGGCATCGAGGACGAGCGGTTCTACTTCGTGCACTCCTACGGCGTGCTGCGCTGGGAGTTCGACCAGACCATCTCCGCGATGCGCCCGCCGCAGGTCACGTGGGCCCACCACGGGGCCGACTTCGTGGCCGCCGTGGAGAACGGGCCGCTCTCCGCCACCCAGTTCCACCCGGAGAAGTCGGGCGACGCCGGACTGCAGCTGCTGCGCAACTGGCTGGAGACCCTCTGA
- the hisB gene encoding imidazoleglycerol-phosphate dehydratase HisB → MTRTTSESDVHVEMDLDGTGRAEISTSVPFYDHMLTALARHSQIDLTVRATGDTHIDVHHTVEDVAITLGEVLKTALGDKSGIRRFGEASVPLDEALARAVVDVSGRPYLVHEGEPEGQQYHLIGGHFTGSMTRHVFESITYHAAICLHMDVVRGRDPHHIVEAQFKAFARALRAAVEDDPRMSGVPSTKGAL, encoded by the coding sequence ATGACGCGCACCACCAGCGAGTCGGACGTGCACGTCGAGATGGACCTGGACGGCACCGGCCGCGCCGAGATCTCCACCTCCGTGCCGTTCTACGACCACATGCTCACGGCCCTGGCCCGGCACTCGCAGATCGACCTCACCGTGCGCGCCACGGGGGACACCCACATCGACGTCCACCACACCGTGGAGGACGTGGCCATCACCCTCGGCGAGGTGCTCAAGACCGCCCTCGGGGACAAGTCCGGCATCCGCCGCTTCGGCGAGGCCTCCGTCCCGCTGGACGAGGCGCTCGCCCGCGCCGTCGTGGACGTCTCCGGGCGCCCCTACCTCGTCCACGAGGGCGAGCCCGAGGGCCAGCAGTACCACCTGATCGGCGGCCACTTCACCGGGTCCATGACCCGCCACGTGTTCGAGTCGATCACCTACCACGCGGCCATCTGCCTGCACATGGACGTGGTGCGCGGCCGCGACCCGCACCACATCGTCGAGGCGCAGTTCAAGGCCTTCGCCCGCGCCCTGCGCGCCGCCGTGGAGGACGACCCCCGCATGAGCGGCGTGCCCTCCACCAAGGGCGCCCTCTGA